In Zingiber officinale cultivar Zhangliang chromosome 6A, Zo_v1.1, whole genome shotgun sequence, a single genomic region encodes these proteins:
- the LOC121994299 gene encoding MAPK kinase substrate protein At1g80180-like has translation MAELQRSATTFRRSGSSGLVWDERFLSTDPDADEDAGGELRRSRTVGPTTDRRRGGNGGDGGRQAFRANAVPAAADPPSPDAHCGGLCGIFGKARRHHRSKPRRR, from the coding sequence ATGGCGGAGCTGCAGAGATCTGCCACAACCTTCCGGCGATCGGGCTCGTCGGGGTTGGTGTGGGACGAGCGGTTCCTTTCCACGGACCCCGACGCAGACGAAGATGCAGGAGGGGAGCTGAGGCGCTCGCGGACGGTCGGACCCACCACCGATCGCCGCCGCGGCGGCAACGGCGGAGACGGAGGCAGGCAGGCTTTCCGCGCCAACGCGGTGCCGGCGGCCGCGGATCCGCCGTCTCCGGACGCCCACTGCGGCGGGCTCTGCGGCATCTTCGGCAAGGCGAGGCGCCACCACCGATCGAAGCCGAGGCGGCGCTGA
- the LOC121997370 gene encoding uncharacterized protein LOC121997370, which produces MLRQLTSRCSTIITPLICHSAEKVHSHILGERPLLINFPSHTFLRTFLDLHQFHNKDAIAKERARLSDEISRGYFADMSEIHKNHGKIALANKTIIPSLIAAKFPNLEINFSDGRCEKLPSNPEQRINDSSQTALPCVTLLSLSFRASSQKMVESWSLPVLNAFGDAGTVKIYEVSFIDSWLFSLSPVKRLFLKIMLKSSNPQRQIAYSFGDHYYFRKNLQILNLLTGYTFLLDSSGCIRWQGYGYATEEEISWLLSCISLLLDEK; this is translated from the exons ATGTTGAGACAGTTGACATCCCGTTGTTCTACCATCATCACACCTTTAATTTGTCATTCGGCAGAAAAAGTTCACTCACACATTCTTGGCGAAAGACCTTTGCTTATAAATTTCCCATCCCATACATTTTTACGAACTTTCCTTGACCTGCACCAG TTTCACAATAAAGATGCCATTGCAAAGGAGAGGGCTAGGCT TTCAGATGAGATAAGCAGAGGATACTTTGCTGACATGTCAGAGATACATAAAAATCATGGCAAG ATTGCTTTAGCAAATAAAACTATAATACCATCTTTGATTGCTGCTAAGTTTCCCAACCTGGAAATAAACTTCTCAGATGGTAGATGTGAAAAATTACCTAGTAATCCTGAGCAAAGAATAAATGATTCCAGTCAAACAGCACTTCCCTGTGTGACATTGTTATCTCTTTCATTTCGGGCAAGTTCTCAG AAAATGGTTGAATCATGGAGTCTTCCTGTTTTGAATGCTTTTGGTGATGCTGGCACAGTGAAAATATACGAG GTATCATTTATAGACTCTTGGTTATTCTCCCTGAGTCCGGTAAAGCGGCTTTTCCTCAAGATTATGCTGAAATCTAGTAATCCACAGAGGCAGATTGCTTACTCGTTTGGTGATCATTACTATTTCAGAAAGAATCTCCAGATTCTGAATCTTCTCACAGG GTATACCTTCCTTCTTGATAGTTCAGGCTGTATCAGATGGCAAGGTTATGGATACGCTACTGAAGAGGAAATTTCATGGCTTCTATCGTGCATTTCTCTTTTGTTAGACGAGAAATGA
- the LOC121997372 gene encoding probable 1-deoxy-D-xylulose-5-phosphate synthase, chloroplastic isoform X2, translated as MASSSCQCLFGHRPFFHGESRFQSKTDLFSSTQPFTLEFIMNQNSVTTYPQKSLCSQVAALPDLGEFFWEKDPTPILDMVDTPIQLKNLSCKELKQLASEIRSEISFIMSNAHKPYKASLSVVELTVAIHHVFHAPMDKILWDDGEQTYAHKILTGRRALMHTLKQRKGLSGFTSRAESDYDAFGAGHGCNSISAGLGMAVARDIQGKKNRVVAIINNLTTMAGQVYEAMSNAGYLDSNMIVILNDSRHSLHPKLDDGSKMAINPLSSSLSKLQSSRSFRRFREAAKGITKRIGKAVHELAAKVDEYTRGMMGPLGATLFEELGLYYIGPVDGHNIDDLVCVLNEVASLDSTGPVLVHVITEDEKDSESTEEGTPKSCSLVSDCMSIKSSLRTFNDVLVEALVAEAERDKSIVVVHAGTGLDPSIKFFQTRFPDRFFDVGMAEQHAITFSAGLSCGGMKPFCIIPSTFLQRGYDQVIEDVDLQKVPVRFAISSAGLVGSEGPTQSGIFDIAFMACLPNMIVMAPSDEDELVDMVATAVLVDDRPICFRYPRIALFGNGSSLRNGTPLEIGKGEILVEGKHVALLGYGVMVQNCIKAQSLLASLGIEVTVASARFCKPLDIELIRELCQDHQFLITVEEGTIGGFGTHVSQFLALDGLLDGRVMWRPVLLPDNYIEHASPREQLDIAGLTGHHIAATALSLLGRYREAFSLMH; from the exons ATGGCGTCTTCCTCCTGTCAGTGCCTATTTGGACATAGGCCATTCTTCCATGGCGAATCAAGGTTTCAGTCAAAAACTGACCTCTTCAGCTCTACGCAACCTTTCACATTGGAATTCATTATGAACCAAAATTCTGTTACTACATATCCCCAAAAG AGCTTGTGCAGCCAAGTAGCCGCGCTACCAGACCTCGGTGAGTTCTTCTGGGAAAAAGATCCAACTCCTATTTTAGACATGGTTGATACACCAATACAGTTGAAGAATCTGTCCTGCAAG GAACTAAAACAATTGGCTAGTGAAATTCGTTCTGAGATTTCTTTCATTATGTCAAATGCCCATAAACCTTATAAGGCAAGTCTTTCTGTGGTGGAGTTGACAGTGGCTATACATCATGTTTTTCATGCACCGATGGACAAGATACTCTGGGATGATGGTGAACAG ACATATGCACATAAGATTCTGACAGGGAGGCGGGCTCTTATGCATACACTTAAGCAAAGAAAAGGTCTCTCTGGTTTCACTTCTCGAGCAGAGAGCGACTATGATGCATTTGGAGCTGGGCATGGATGCAATAGCATATCTGCTGGGCTTG GCATGGCTGTTGCAAGAGATATTCAAGGAAAGAAGAATCGTGTTGTGGCAATCATAAATAATTTGACAACAATGGCTGGTCAGGTCTATGAGGCAATGAGCAATGCTGGATATCTTGACTCTAACATGATAGTGATTTTAAATGATAGTAGGCATTCTTTACATCCTAAGCTTGATGATGGATCAAAAATGGCAATCAATCCTCTCTCCAGTAGTCTAAGCAAGCTCCAGTCTAGTAGATCTTTCCGGAGATTCAGAGAAGCAGCAAAG GGAATAACAAAACGGATCGGTAAAGCAGTGCATGAATTGGCAGCCAAAGTTGATGAGTACACACGTGGTATGATGGGCCCTCTTGGAGCTACTCTCTTTGAAGAACTTGGACTTTACTACATTGGGCCTGTTGACGGGCACAATATTGATGATCTAGTTTGTGTACTTAATGAAGTGGCATCATTAGATTCAACTGGTCCTGTGCTAGTACATGTCATCACAGAGGATGAGAAGGACTCAGAATCTACTGAGGAGG GTACGCCAAAATCATGCTCTCTAGTATCAGATTGTATGTCTATCAAAAGCAGCCTCAGGACATTCAATGACGTTCTCGTGGAAGCTCTAGTAGCAGAAGCAGAAAGGGACAAATCAATTGTAGTGGTCCATGCTGGCACTGGACTTGATCCATCTATTAAGTTTTTCCAGACCAGATTTCCAGATAGATTCTTTGATGTTGGAATGGCAGAACAACATGCTATTACTTTTTCAGCAGGATTATCTTGTGGAGGCATGAAGCCATTCTGCATAATTCCGTCAACATTCTTACAGAGAGGATATGATCAG GTCATTGAAGATGTGGATCTGCAGAAAGTTCCTGTGAGATTTGCCATCAGTAGTGCTGGACTTGTTGGATCTGAAGGCCCAACTCAATCAGGAATTTTTGATATTGCATTCATGGCATGCTTGCCAAATATGATTGTAATGGCACCATCAGATGAAGATGAACTTGTTGACATGGTAGCTACTGCAGTTCTTGTCGATGATAGACCTATTTGCTTCCGGTATCCTAGGATAGCCCTTTTCGGAAATGGTAGTTCATTACGTAATGGAACTCCCCTTGAG ATTGGGAAGGGAGAAATCCTAGTGGAGGGAAAGCATGTGGCTCTACTTGGCTATGGTGTGATGGTTCAGAATTGCATCAAGGCCCAATCTTTGCTTGCTAGTCTTGGTATTGAGGTAACCGTTGCTAGCGCGAGGTTTTGCAAGCCACTCGACATTGAGCTCATACGAGAGCTATGTCAGGACCATCAGTTTTTGATAACAGTTGAGGAAGGAACCATTGGCGGCTTTGGTACTCATGTATCACAATTCCTAGCTCTTGATGGTTTGCTTGATGGAAGAGTAATG TGGCGACCTGTGTTACTGCCAGATAATTACATCGAGCATGCATCCCCGAGGGAGCAACTAGATATCGCTGGATTGACTGGGCATCACATTGCAGCAACAGCATTAAGCCTGTTAGGGCGTTATCGTGAAGCCTTCAGCCTGATGCATTAA
- the LOC121997372 gene encoding probable 1-deoxy-D-xylulose-5-phosphate synthase, chloroplastic isoform X1 → MASSSCQCLFGHRPFFHGESRFQSKTDLFSSTQPFTLEFIMNQNSVTTYPQKSLCSQVAALPDLGEFFWEKDPTPILDMVDTPIQLKNLSCKELKQLASEIRSEISFIMSNAHKPYKASLSVVELTVAIHHVFHAPMDKILWDDGEQVLCISLLTKTDANFKGPIYHATFFILNIFFHQIQTYAHKILTGRRALMHTLKQRKGLSGFTSRAESDYDAFGAGHGCNSISAGLGMAVARDIQGKKNRVVAIINNLTTMAGQVYEAMSNAGYLDSNMIVILNDSRHSLHPKLDDGSKMAINPLSSSLSKLQSSRSFRRFREAAKGITKRIGKAVHELAAKVDEYTRGMMGPLGATLFEELGLYYIGPVDGHNIDDLVCVLNEVASLDSTGPVLVHVITEDEKDSESTEEGTPKSCSLVSDCMSIKSSLRTFNDVLVEALVAEAERDKSIVVVHAGTGLDPSIKFFQTRFPDRFFDVGMAEQHAITFSAGLSCGGMKPFCIIPSTFLQRGYDQVIEDVDLQKVPVRFAISSAGLVGSEGPTQSGIFDIAFMACLPNMIVMAPSDEDELVDMVATAVLVDDRPICFRYPRIALFGNGSSLRNGTPLEIGKGEILVEGKHVALLGYGVMVQNCIKAQSLLASLGIEVTVASARFCKPLDIELIRELCQDHQFLITVEEGTIGGFGTHVSQFLALDGLLDGRVMWRPVLLPDNYIEHASPREQLDIAGLTGHHIAATALSLLGRYREAFSLMH, encoded by the exons ATGGCGTCTTCCTCCTGTCAGTGCCTATTTGGACATAGGCCATTCTTCCATGGCGAATCAAGGTTTCAGTCAAAAACTGACCTCTTCAGCTCTACGCAACCTTTCACATTGGAATTCATTATGAACCAAAATTCTGTTACTACATATCCCCAAAAG AGCTTGTGCAGCCAAGTAGCCGCGCTACCAGACCTCGGTGAGTTCTTCTGGGAAAAAGATCCAACTCCTATTTTAGACATGGTTGATACACCAATACAGTTGAAGAATCTGTCCTGCAAG GAACTAAAACAATTGGCTAGTGAAATTCGTTCTGAGATTTCTTTCATTATGTCAAATGCCCATAAACCTTATAAGGCAAGTCTTTCTGTGGTGGAGTTGACAGTGGCTATACATCATGTTTTTCATGCACCGATGGACAAGATACTCTGGGATGATGGTGAACAGGTACTTTGTATTTCCTTGTTAACTAAAACGGATGCCAATTTCAAAGGCCCTATTTACCATGCTACattctttattttaaatatttttttccatcAAATACAGACATATGCACATAAGATTCTGACAGGGAGGCGGGCTCTTATGCATACACTTAAGCAAAGAAAAGGTCTCTCTGGTTTCACTTCTCGAGCAGAGAGCGACTATGATGCATTTGGAGCTGGGCATGGATGCAATAGCATATCTGCTGGGCTTG GCATGGCTGTTGCAAGAGATATTCAAGGAAAGAAGAATCGTGTTGTGGCAATCATAAATAATTTGACAACAATGGCTGGTCAGGTCTATGAGGCAATGAGCAATGCTGGATATCTTGACTCTAACATGATAGTGATTTTAAATGATAGTAGGCATTCTTTACATCCTAAGCTTGATGATGGATCAAAAATGGCAATCAATCCTCTCTCCAGTAGTCTAAGCAAGCTCCAGTCTAGTAGATCTTTCCGGAGATTCAGAGAAGCAGCAAAG GGAATAACAAAACGGATCGGTAAAGCAGTGCATGAATTGGCAGCCAAAGTTGATGAGTACACACGTGGTATGATGGGCCCTCTTGGAGCTACTCTCTTTGAAGAACTTGGACTTTACTACATTGGGCCTGTTGACGGGCACAATATTGATGATCTAGTTTGTGTACTTAATGAAGTGGCATCATTAGATTCAACTGGTCCTGTGCTAGTACATGTCATCACAGAGGATGAGAAGGACTCAGAATCTACTGAGGAGG GTACGCCAAAATCATGCTCTCTAGTATCAGATTGTATGTCTATCAAAAGCAGCCTCAGGACATTCAATGACGTTCTCGTGGAAGCTCTAGTAGCAGAAGCAGAAAGGGACAAATCAATTGTAGTGGTCCATGCTGGCACTGGACTTGATCCATCTATTAAGTTTTTCCAGACCAGATTTCCAGATAGATTCTTTGATGTTGGAATGGCAGAACAACATGCTATTACTTTTTCAGCAGGATTATCTTGTGGAGGCATGAAGCCATTCTGCATAATTCCGTCAACATTCTTACAGAGAGGATATGATCAG GTCATTGAAGATGTGGATCTGCAGAAAGTTCCTGTGAGATTTGCCATCAGTAGTGCTGGACTTGTTGGATCTGAAGGCCCAACTCAATCAGGAATTTTTGATATTGCATTCATGGCATGCTTGCCAAATATGATTGTAATGGCACCATCAGATGAAGATGAACTTGTTGACATGGTAGCTACTGCAGTTCTTGTCGATGATAGACCTATTTGCTTCCGGTATCCTAGGATAGCCCTTTTCGGAAATGGTAGTTCATTACGTAATGGAACTCCCCTTGAG ATTGGGAAGGGAGAAATCCTAGTGGAGGGAAAGCATGTGGCTCTACTTGGCTATGGTGTGATGGTTCAGAATTGCATCAAGGCCCAATCTTTGCTTGCTAGTCTTGGTATTGAGGTAACCGTTGCTAGCGCGAGGTTTTGCAAGCCACTCGACATTGAGCTCATACGAGAGCTATGTCAGGACCATCAGTTTTTGATAACAGTTGAGGAAGGAACCATTGGCGGCTTTGGTACTCATGTATCACAATTCCTAGCTCTTGATGGTTTGCTTGATGGAAGAGTAATG TGGCGACCTGTGTTACTGCCAGATAATTACATCGAGCATGCATCCCCGAGGGAGCAACTAGATATCGCTGGATTGACTGGGCATCACATTGCAGCAACAGCATTAAGCCTGTTAGGGCGTTATCGTGAAGCCTTCAGCCTGATGCATTAA